A stretch of DNA from Doryrhamphus excisus isolate RoL2022-K1 chromosome 6, RoL_Dexc_1.0, whole genome shotgun sequence:
AGGTGCAAGGCTCGTGACGCTGGAGAACACCTGGAACAAAGCGTGTGGTTGGTAGACGTACGCTCTTACGCGTCATCTCCACCTCTCCGCAGGGGGGCTTTGCCCATGAACACCAGGAACATGCTGAACCACTCTCAGGTCGGTCAAGGCCTCGGGATGAGCAACAGGACCAATAGCATGAGCAGCTCGGGTCTCAGCAGCCCCAGCCGAAGCTCCCCCAGCATCATCTGTATGCCCAAGCAGCAACCAGCACGTCAGGCCTTCACTGTTAACAGGTGGGTGGATGCAGCGGGACGCGTCACAGCTCACGCTGACTCCGTGCGTCAGTCTTCTCTGTCCATCACAGTTAGCAGGAAAGCCATGTTGCACGTATGTCTAATCCAGTATCTTTTGGTTTTAGCATGTCTGGATTTGGAATGAACCGCAACCAGGCGTTTGGAATGAACAACTCGTTATCAAGCAATATCTTCAATGGAACAGGTTAGAATGTTAAGCctccttggggggggggtctgactGGGTTTTTCGAAATACATTCATTAACATTTGctgtgtatgtttatgtttgtctaaataaaaaattataagataaaaaaaacaagcacctTCCGGCCCATTTGGCGTCACTCGGGCAAACTTCCTGTATTTTGGTAAGTCTGgctgtcaaaataaaagccagaAAAGAATGGTAACAGAAAAGCATCTCACCCACATTCAACCCTTGTTCTTCCGTTCCCACGGACTTTGATCAGTGCTCGATTGCACAGGCACGCATCGTAGCGGGAGCGTTGGTccctaggtgtcagtcatgtctCTGTAATGTTGATTGAGAGACAAACGCCTGTTATTATCTCTcggcaggcacaataatccctactAAAGATtcttaataaaaacacacactgtctagataacacatttatagcaacacacacaagcataagTCTTTTATGTCTAAAATATTACTATGTCTTAAATTTACACTTATGTCTACTAGATTTGGGAAAAGCTGTgtttaggtgactataggggtgttatttcctgtccagagggctctaataacctTACAAACCGTATGTAGAAAGCCATAACCTGTATTtggaaggttttctatgctctataaCGTTTATTGAATTTATCAATAAGGATCTCTATCTCTACTTTGCAGAGATTGACTTATCATGGTTGGATGTGGAAGCATATAGGATGCTTTGTCACTGCTATGTCATCATGGTGGAGCTTTAGCTGCTTGTAAGGCCACCGTACACCTCTTTTCTATGCTCCTCTGGTAGAACCAGGGCAGCGGAGCTAACTTTCCCTGGTCCAGTGTCGTGACCCCTTGAGTAAAATGGCAGTGTTTGTTTGTGGTGCagcttaatttaaaaaacaaaaacgttgtCATGACTTGTAAATGAGCTAGCATGTTGGTGCCAATGAAGATCCTTTTGGATGTTGTATGTTGTCATTCTTGTGCTTGCTCTAGATGGCAGTGAAAACTTAGCGGGGCTGGATCTGTCGGACTTCCCCGCATTAGCAGACCGGAGCCGGAGGGAAGGGACCGGAAACCCGACGCCGGTGCTCAACCCGCTGGCCGGAAGGGCTCCCTACGGTGGGTCCACTTTAGGCTCTTAGCACAAAGGCACCAATGGCGGCTTTGTACTGGACTGTTTTTATGACACGTACCGTTGGTCTGACTTTGTGCCCTCCACCACCAAACAAGTTGGCATGGTGACAAAACCATCAACGGAACAGACGCAAGATTTCTCCATCCACAACGAGGACTTCCCCGCGCTGCCCGGCCCAAACTACAAGGACCCCTCGTTGAACAGCGATGACAACAAAACGGTAAATGTAGGTGTCGCTGCTCAACACGGGACGGTTTGGCAAACCCTCAATGACCTCGCTTCCGTTCAGAACGTGAACTCCACAAGCAAGAGCACATCCAACGCAGATGGACCCAAGTTCCCCGGAGACAAGGTGGCCTCGGCCCAGAACAACAATCAGAAGAAAGGGATCCAGGTGTTGCCCGATGGTGAGCGCTCCCAGCTAATCGTATCCGTCCTGATTGTTGTCCACGCTGCGCGGAactgctttattttgtttctcatcacaacataaaaaaatcattttttctttGCTATTTCCACTCTGTTATGAAAGTGATATCCTTGAAGTAATAATGGAGGTGGAAGTTGTGCCAGGAAAGGTTTTAGTCTGGCGTTATGTCCGCTCTGCGATGGGAAGCGTAACGTGAATGTCGCATTCTTTCCTGTCCGTGCGGCTGCAGGCCGGGTGACCAACATTCCGTCGGGAATGGTAACGGACCAGTTTGGCATGATTGGCCTTTTGACGTTTATACGCGCAGCAGAGACCGATCCAGGGATGGTCCACCTGGCGCTCGGCAGCGACCTCACCACGCTGGGACTCAATTTAAATTCACCCGAGTATGACTCCCAACAAACACTATTTCAGCGCCAATGGGACGTTTTCACGTCTACTGACCTCTTGGCTTCCTCTCCTGGCAGAAACCTTTACCCCAAGTTTGCGTCTCCTTGGGCCTCAGCACCTTGTCGGCCACAGGATATCGGTAAGCTCTTTGGACGATGTACACCTggaaatatgaatacaaaatattacTGACTCGCTTCTCCTGCCGTGTTTCTTCAGACTTCCACGTTCCATCGGAGTACTTAACCAACATCCACATCAGGGACAAGGTAATTGGACAGAATACAATGGAACACACAAGAAATAGACacacaagaaagttgaaatatttggaaaattaaaaaaaacccagaaatgGACAAAACGGCTTGGGTTTAACGAGAATAATGTGTACCTATTTCACAAAGCtaaatattagggatgtctgataattattggtaccgcTAATTACCCATCTCATCGGTTGATATCCGTATCAGATTTTGTGCCAGATCAGGGTTAGGATTAGAACACTTGTTCATCCCACCACAGGACATACGTCAGTTAGCCACGTCGGTCTGGGACATCCCTAGTAGAGATAGAATTAGCAGCATATCTACAGACTTCTAAGATGAGGTGCGATGAGACGCTGAACCACCCACACGGTGTTTCAGTGGGACCGTAGCGGTTATGAGGTCTTAGTCCTGCCCTGAAGCTGTACCCCTGCTGTCTACCTCCAGCTGGCTGCCATTAAACTGGCCCGATACGGCGAAGACCTGTTGTTCTACTTGTACTACATGAACGGCGGCGACTTGCTGCAGCTTCTGGCGGCCGTAGAGCTGTGAGTTACTCGCTTTTGACTTCTTCACTCccttttgaaaagaaaaaagtcaaggcTTTCTTCAAACGCGTTCTCTTCCAGCTTTAACCGGGACTGGCGGTACCACAAAGAGGAGCGGGTTTGGATCACGCGGGCGCCTGGCATGGAGCCGACACTGAAGACCAACACCTACGAGAGAGGAACCTACTACTTTTTTGATTGTCTTAACTGGAGGAAAGTGGCCAAGGTGGGAGTCCAGCCGCCATCTTTTCTGGTAAACGGCAGCGGCGCCGCTAATGTTGTCCAAATTGTTTGTGCGCGTTGAAGGAATTCCATCTGGAGTACGACAAGCTGGAAGAGAGGCCTCACGTGCCCACGACGTTCAACTACAACCCAGCCCAGCAGGCCTTCTAAGGCCCCACCGGGTCCACGAGGCTACAGCCGCACACGATGCTGTTGTCCAGGGAGGGCGCTGGTTTTTATTCCTGGAGGATTGTCTGTTTGactgcaagggggggggggtctggcaTCTGGCATCTGGCATCTGGCATCAGAACTGCCTTCCTTTTCCAAAACTTCATGCTGCCCAGAGCACCAAcacttgttctgtttttattctgTTCGTTTCTCTTTGTTTTGAGCAGGGTCCGTGTTATGTTTACGTCTCGCTGAGTCGGAAGCCTGAGTTTTCCCGGGGACCCTCGAATGTAACACCAGAAACAAGGGCAGGGCAAAGTTAACATCCTCGGACTCAAGTGAAACCGTGAAAGAAATGAAATGCAATGTTTATTGTTGCACTATATTTAGTAATAAAAGAACACAACAtttgtttgtgctttttttttttttaatgccaataCTCCCTGAAGTTTTTTTCTTCTATATTTCTATTGGAAGTTGCAACTCCTCCCCCCCCCGTTCTTCTTTTATTCCAGCACCAACTACCTGTATGTTCTCTTCTATTTCCTGCCCTTTGtccttttgtgtgtctgttcCACTGAGCGCCGCTTGGGTGTCCACTGAGACGGACCAATCCTCTTGGAGGCTCAACACCTCAACGTTGCTGTAgagcaaacaaaaacactttccAGTCTTTGTtacaattttctaaaaattctgtatattttgtttctTGACATCACATGGCTAAATGTCATTTTgaatgtgtatactgtatatgattgcaatatatatatagatatatatatgtgtatacagtatgaCATCTATTTTGGAAGAAACTTTGCCTTGTACCTCATTTTGGAGGTAAGCATGTGAATATGTGAAAGCAACATCTGAATACGTTACAGGGATCTCCTAATTCTCAGCaacaagaaaatgttttacTCACGCAGAATTTCATAGGAAAACTTTGTGGAGGAAAAAAGCGCGAGTGTGTCTTGTATTTCTTGAGGTTTCATCTTTGTATTAAAGCAGAAAAGGCTTTCCTGCGTCACAAAGTCATCTCAAGAGTTTGCTTCATTCTTTTTCTCCACCACTCAGAAGATCATATTCTTTCAAAGTGCAACTTTTATTGGTTTTGTATCCCATGGAATGTCATTTTCAGCAACACGGCCTCAAACGTATCGTTCCTATCAATAagatataaaattacaaaaggttttaaaatgtaatgttgtGAAAAATAATGTCTTGAAGGCAGGTTAGTCGTCTACATTACTGCGGCTACAGTCCATCTAGAGTTTAGAAATGTGTGTAAACATTGTGGTAAAACGACACTAATGGTGAGCGTACACGTACAGCAGGTAAACTTTACAGTGCAGCAGCAAGAGTAGAACAGCGCTACAACCCAAGGCTGGGAACAATCATGTTCTATGTGTgttctatgtgcatgtaatagtaacttggataatatgaagaataatatgtgcatgtaacagtaacttggataatatgaagaataatatgaagaatgtaattacatgatattaacttggataatatgaagcaagcttattaaatgtgagtacatgatatatacagttttattccaacaCTACAATAACATTACAACCAAGGCATGCAgtcactacagtggaaccttggttaacgtctGCCCTGGTTAGAGGCTTTTAGGCTGTTGACGATGAAAATGCATGTCACAATTTTACGGCAATACGGCCCGtgtcttgtgttattattacaattgcaaaaaatacaagtgtgtttttaatgtatattttaaatcGAAAAACATATTTCGCTTCTAGCAAATTAGTCAACTTGACCAAGTTATAAATTGGCAACTAGAATGTATGCTAGCCAGTATAAAATATAACCAGCGGTGGACTCACATAACTTGTCTTTGGTTTTAAATGCACTAATCCATTCTAAATGCAAGTCAATGACAAATGACAGAAATAAATGACTTTTACGGttccttttttccccactgagggacgaataaaggcatatcttaatctttttACTTAATTGAAGACGGAAGTCAGCGCCATTGTTCCTAAAGACAAGACGTGGCAGCGCGACCACGCTGACTTGCTTTGTTAGGAGTTAATTAGATTATTCTCTTAAGTTAATTCAGTTTAACAGTGCCTTCGTCCTACTTCTCAAAGTGCTTGTACTTGAAACTTTctgtggctccattttgggcAGCCTCTCGTTTTCGCGGCTAATTGCTAAGTTCCTGGAAGTAGGATTCAAACGGGATATTTTCGTAgcgagagcatagaaaatgttgtttgtggctttctaaatacgatttttaacattattggagcacTGCAGACTTTACGCTCCTAATATTCTTCTTTTCCACCACATTGCTAAACCGAAGGCTACGTGGACAGACAGccgctgctagcatagcaagctaacgagctaacaagttagcttcTCCAATTAAACAtataaaagtgtttcaaatggtgAGGGAAAGTAgtacaaagaagccaaaacctaccacttccaaaCGGAATCACATCGGCAATtccatggctgactacatgcgGTGTGGAAGTAATGCAAGTAATCATGTCATCAAAGGAACACGACTGATGCCTGGTGACCGTGGAATACCGTGTATATATCGTGGAATACCGTGTATACCGTCCATCTACCAGTttactatgctggagcctactgtGTATACCTTGTCTTTCAGTATTGTTTTTACTTggaggccatagtcaaccatgaaacagccatcatttattcatttttgaaaaacccacTATAGTGGGGGGCCAATGTGCAAACCATGATGGGCGACTGaatgtccatccatcatttatatgtattcatatgcatttagaatagcttttttcatgtcaaactatcaaaatgtgttttgtgttaccaCGTTTGGCTTTACGGAACGGATTCACTGTATCGACTTTGGTTAGTGTACGTTTCGGTTAGAACCGGAACTTGGGGAACAAATGATTGATGCTAACCGGGGTTCCACTCTACTTGGCTCTTTTGTGCTTCAGGTGCAATCTGAAAGATGGTCATCACATCCACATCCCAACACTTGGTGCTGTAGGTCTTAATGACTACACATTCTTGGATGAAGACAGGAAAAGTCACATGATGTGGTTAGTAATGGACATAAAAATAGACCAAAGGTGTCCAATCTCTGGTTCCTTAGTCCAGGTTGCAGTCAGACGTGTCGCTGCTTCTAAGCTTGCCTGCTGCCGAGGGTCATTTTGATGCAGAATCTGCCGGGCTGGAGCCGTCAGGAGAACCTCCAGGTTTAGAAGCGTCTTCTATTGGGGGACATGGCACAGACCTCagtcagtcatccatccatccatccgtccgtccgtccatccatccatccatccgtcctgcCCACAACACAATGAATGCCAAAGCAGCCACTGTTGGCTCCCTACTGGCTATCCTAGAAGTATTTCAttcactcatattcatattttatctcCAAATTCTCCCATCACATGCTGGATATTGATATTTCTTAACTTAGCACAATTGAACAGGAATATCAGATGAGCTCACATTAGTGCTTGCGAGTAGCACCCTCTTGTGGTAAACACCTGTAATAGCAGCTGATCTTGACAATAAACCCAGGCAATACAACAGGCTTAGCGTGACTTACATTAACCTGAGGCGTTGCTAGGGTGAGAGGTAGGGTGAGAGGTAGGGTGAGCGGTAGGGTGAGCGGTAGGGTGAGCGGTAGGGTGAGAGGTAGGGTGAGAGGCATGCCCCCTGGTGTCCACGGCAAGGTACTGTACCTTCATCTTTCTTCTCCTGGGTTTCCTCGGCTGCGGTTTTGTCGGCTCTGAAGAAAATGCGAGCGCTGCTTAAGGAGAAGTGGAGCAGCTCAAACTCCTGATGGAAGACGGAAGATTGCACGGCCATGATCCATTGTGCTTTTCAGCAAGGCACGAAGAAGAAGCCCTTTTGTACCTGAAGGTAGAGATCCAGTCTTTTCTGCGTGAGGTTCATTGTCTGCAGTAACTTCTGATCCTGGCTGGCAGAGTGGAGGTGCTGCTCCTTCACCACGGCGTTCATCTCCTTCTTGTACTTCTCTCGGACCGACTGGAACCAGTGCAGGGAGTCAAACTCCAGGTATTGGTCCAGCAGCTTGAGAATGTACGCCACGCCTGGAGTGGGGGAGGCAAAAAGAGAGAAGATGAAGTGTGGAGCAGCCACGCTGGTGTAGATGATTGATCGGCGATGAAGATGCTTGCCCATAGCAAATCCGTCGTCGGTGAAAGCAGCTCCcgtcttgttcttcttgttcagcTTCTCCTTGCAGCTGATGGAATGTTCCACGAAATTCACCGTCTACAAAGGACAAATGGATCCATACGGTACATGCAGGATATGTTTTGTTCACATAAGATGTGCTCATCGTATCTACTCGGCTGGACATGTCCTTTCTCCACTCCTATCACACCTTTACACTGGTTTTAGCCAATATCGTAGCTATGATACATACAGGAAGTGGCGCCATTGGCTACAGGCTGTGTTTTTATGAGGGAACACCTGACCATACAATGTCTGGCTGAAAAAGATGATTTCAAAGAAAATGTCTCGGTACTGACCAGCGGGGGTACAATCATGTAGAAGTTCCTCAGGTGCATATTCTTTGCACTTCGAAACTCGGGTGCAAACACCGCCACCAGCATCTTGAAATATTCGGTCCCCTCTGCAGAGTTGCTGGTCAGATCTTCCAGCACTGAATCCAGGACTCTATCCCACAAACACACCTCATGAGGCTTCCAGTGGGGTCGTCCAGTTGGGGGCCACCTTAACCCGGGGTGTCCTTACCCGGCGGCTTTCCGCGTTTCCTCCGACAGCCCCTCCTCTTTGACCAGCTCCTCAAAGTTGACAATGTCCTCCAAGTCCGGGACAAACCTACAAAAGCATGACGTCATTAGCAACACATTTGGAGAGGATGAGCTCCATTTTAGATCTCCACAGTACGTGCTACGCCTTTTACCTGATGGCGCTGCTGCAGCAGTGGAGGCCTCCGGAGCGGATCATGCGTACGTAACCCATGGCATTGCCTGCATCCAAGACCAAGCCAAACTTAGAATGGAATTCTCGGAGATGATCTCCGTTAATCCGGCAGAGGGCGCCGTTTCCCCTTTTGTCCAACACTACAAGACTATTCAGTCCGCATGAGATCATTTGGGGCACAAACCATTGGATCACATCAAATCTGACCGGCAAAAAATGGGCCACATAAACTTATTGCAAAGCTATAATGCATTTGGAATGAATTATGCacaaaactataaaactatagTAGATTACAGTGGTGAACTATAGCCCGTTTAAGTGGGTACCATTCCAAGATTCGTGAAATGAATATGAGTATTGTCGAAGGTGGAGCACAAAAAACGTCTTTACGGctttctaaatacgctttttaacatgattagagattaaataacacccctatagtcacatgtacACTCACATTAGCCAATATAGAAGACGTATTGAGagtaaatatgacatttaagacgtaaatGAGACTTGTGCTCGTGTGTTTGGCAATAAATGTGCTCCTggcgggtggacaggaagtgatgtcagaggcTCAGATTTGACTTTTACCTTGGCATGGGTTACGGCTGCAATAGTAGGCCATGTTAGGATGACCATTGCTGTTCAgcccatcaagtctggtgcttgtgtgtcagtcAGTGACCAGTGAGGAATACTAAGTAGGCcttgtgtttgtatttcagCGCCTCTGGTGTGAAGGTGTGTGCATCTCACCGATCTGACTGATGAGCTGTCTGAACTGGTCCAGGTAACTCTGGCCATCAGGAGTGATGCCCAGCTTCCTGATGCCTCGATTAAACTTTTCAGCACGCTCGAAAGGATACTACGATAAGGACATAAacgtaagttaaaaaaaaccttccatgATTTCTTCGGTCCCACCTTTTGGTCGGACTGGTCTTTAGTTTCTCGGAAGAAGCGGATGTCCTTGATGAGTCTGGATTTGATGTGCTCGTCGTACATGAACTGGCTAAAGATGTAGAACTTCTTACGCAGGAACTGGTAGGTGAAGTTGACCTGAAGGCGAGGCAGATCCCTCACGTCAGCAAAGCGCAAACAAAGAAGAACTTCAGCTGCAATGCGCTCACCGTGGTGTTCATGATGCCCGTGCCGTGGGTGCGGATGGAGTTGGCGATGTGCCGGATGTTGATGGTGTTCAAGTGCTTGTTGTTGCTTGCTTTCTCGATGAAGATCTGTGAAGAGAAACAGGATCGGATCACAACTCACGCTGCCGGGAGGAGGAAGGTGGAGGTCTTCAAGTCCAACCTGGTTGTTGAGGTTGTAGAGGTAGCGTGACACAAAAACATGGATGTTCCTCATGATCTCCAGCACATCCAAACCCTGGTGAGAACGCATCAGAACGTCAGGTGTAGCgtttgttgctatgtgaaacccaaacattttcattttttcttattctgtttttttcccatttctgctgtcGAGTCCCGATTTCGACTTTCTTCTGGGAATGATTTTGCTCCACGATCGCGTGAACGCATCACAAGGACGTGTGTTGGGATGAAGACTGACCTGCTCCAGTGTCTGGCTCGGCAGGTGTGCTTCGGTCATGGTGAGGCCGTAACGCTGCGTGGCGAGGTTTCTCATCTCGCTGTACGTGGCCCAGTCATGAAGCGCCACGGTTGTTAGGTTGTAGAACGTTTTATCCAAGTAGTGCGTCACGTAGGCTGGTAAACACGGGACTTATTATTAGCAGAGTTAGCTTCGTTATCAGGGGAAGCAGCTCCCAACACTCCTTTGGGCGCACCTTTGATATGAATAAAGCGGTTGAAGAATCTGATGGGTTTGAGGGAGAAAAAGTGGGCCAAGTCCTTCATGCCGACTTTGAAAGGGTTCCTGTCGTCCAGCTTCAGGTGCGTGTGTACGGAGAGACGCAAGTCCTTCTCGATCTCCTTACACAGCTTGTCCAGCAGGTGCTGTCAATCAACACAAACAAGAAGAAGAGACACCACCGTGACGACACGGTTAACGTGCTGCAATCGGCCTCGACTCACCTGGTTGAAAACATCCATGATCTCCTTGTCGTAGCTCTCCAGGAGCTGGTCACGTGACTCCATGTGTTTGGCTTGCAGCATGGAGGGCACGCAGTCCCTCAGGGCGCTGAACATGTACTGCATGGACAAACCACATCCACAACAAGTGAGCCATGTTGGAGAACAGCAAGCTATGCGTTACGCGTTTTAAGTATTCAACACATTTTACACAACAAGTTGCTGCTCAGATCTATTGTACACTTGTACTTTGGTTTTAGAAGAAAATTCATGCCAAAAAtgtctgttagcatgctaacagctgtCATGTTAGCAtcgttaacatgctaaaattagcatgttagATTCCTTGTTATTTTCAAAAAGGtacaaatgtgttttcatgttatGTGTTAGCATTGCAAGTATGCTAACATgggtatgttagcatttaatcCATTTTCATGTGTACAGATTTACACAAGACAAGTGATAatatggtaggtgttagcatgctaacagctagcatggtaacattaacATTAGCTTTTCTGCTATTTTCAAAGGTATAAACATACGTAATGTCTAATGATAGGTGTTCGCCTGCTAACTGTTATCATTTTAAGAGCTTTCATAGATATAAACTTATGTATACATGACATTTCCTGTTTTCATGCTACGTGTtaaatgctaactttagcattcTACCACTTTCTCAGTAATTGCCTCACACAGACGCTATCATGCTGGGCTTTAGAATGagaacagttagcatgctagctacagCATTTCAGTCTGACGTCACCTCATCAGGGTTGGGGCGTGGCCAGTTTTCACATGCAATTTCTCCGAAGACAGTACACTCTAGTTATCCCGTATCATGGCTACTGTATTTACTGGGACTACAGTAAAGGACTACAGGAGTGTTGTTTCATTTCTAGGGCGCTCTGATTATGTTAgaaactatatttagaaggttaattCATAAATGAGGAATGAACTTGATGTCAAGGGTCTGGAACCACGTAGCCATGAGAAGCGCTTGGACCAGTATACAACTGTACGATGAAAGTGAAAGAAGCCAAGGTTCTCACGTGTATCCGTGCGGCGTCCACTGCATTCTCGTACACATCATCTAAGTAGATAGGAAACACTGCCCGATGCCAATAAAGGAAGCCGCAGTCGCACTGGAGCTTCATCCTGAGAAGCAAAGTGAAAGCAAGATGAAcatgtacaagtacaagtacatgaagtacacgtGAGACACCAAAGTTGCTGCGTGTGTTTAAAATGTCCTCACCTCTCACTCAGCTCGCTTATCAAGTCCAGCTTCTTCAGGACAAGCTGCAGGGGAAGCGACTCCTCATCTTTGAACGTTTTCTACAGGGAAACATCGTCAGCTTATGGTGGTTGTTCtaacacaggggtgctcacactttttcagcatgcgagctacttttaaaatgaccgagtcaaaatgatctacccactacaaaaatgcaaaacatctatttattttcaaatgtattgaggattatttgtacgtacaatgtatgttgatgtaccttacataaccaaatgagccaatattgcaaaacacacataattaactattaacattttttgtaattacctgagtttactttgatgacttgcactgaattgaaccagccagggatgcatagtccggacagtagctgctgatagccagcctcaagcacacttccaaatgtttatcagtcatggataatatccgtatcataatatccgtataatattccatatccgtatggaagtgatatgttttttgcctttttacttggtccagtttttgcctttttacttggtccagctccttcactcattttagtgaccataaactttagcgagggcttaaaatctgacgcaattcgccgactagcttagcactttgcatcgttgtttacgcatgagctgtgacctaaaggtcaaaattcagttgtcatctgactggttgtcctgtatgtcaatcaagtaacggggatggatgataggctgacatcgtaagttctgctgcacttagagacgttgtttgatttgattggtcgcccgaagggcaacattcagttgtcatctgaatggctgccctgtatgtcaatcaagtgacggcattgatgctgggatgatatttttttaatgtcacgccgcgatcgaccagcgatcgaccagtaccacctccgcgatcgaacggtagctcgcgatcgacttaatgagcacccctgttctaacatCTCGGCCAAGATACTAAAGACACGTTAGTCTCAGTGATTCCTTCACCAGGACTGTCTGGATTAGGCTAACTGTGTTCCCCTCGACACCAGTGATGTAAATATCCACGCTGTAAAAAGACGTGCCAACGGTAGCGCTTACCAACTGAGTCCCAACACAGAGAGCCAAAGAGACAACAAGGCGTCGCTCCTTCGTGCTGGGTCCGCTGAGCACGTTTTCGGCTAGCACCAAGGACGACAGCACATCCAGACGCTGCTCGCTGTACTTCTTGTCAGATATGACTCTTTTCTGGGGGAGAACACGTCAAATTGGGGAGGAATGaggcaaaacaacacaaataacattAGCGTCTGATCTCGTTA
This window harbors:
- the cnot2 gene encoding CCR4-NOT transcription complex subunit 2 isoform X1 produces the protein MFGSRKKFAEFVEVVDIDFPDENMYYNQPSMFPHRSDKDMLSSPSPSSSSGQLSQLGASLYGPQSALGFSVRGMGNSTPQLNRNLTQSTQLQSHITPTTGVPTMSLHTPPSPSRGALPMNTRNMLNHSQVGQGLGMSNRTNSMSSSGLSSPSRSSPSIICMPKQQPARQAFTVNSMSGFGMNRNQAFGMNNSLSSNIFNGTDGSENLAGLDLSDFPALADRSRREGTGNPTPVLNPLAGRAPYVGMVTKPSTEQTQDFSIHNEDFPALPGPNYKDPSLNSDDNKTVNNVNSTSKSTSNADGPKFPGDKVASAQNNNQKKGIQVLPDGRVTNIPSGMVTDQFGMIGLLTFIRAAETDPGMVHLALGSDLTTLGLNLNSPENLYPKFASPWASAPCRPQDIDFHVPSEYLTNIHIRDKLAAIKLARYGEDLLFYLYYMNGGDLLQLLAAVELFNRDWRYHKEERVWITRAPGMEPTLKTNTYERGTYYFFDCLNWRKVAKEFHLEYDKLEERPHVPTTFNYNPAQQAF
- the cnot2 gene encoding CCR4-NOT transcription complex subunit 2 isoform X2, which encodes MFGSRKKFAEFVEVVDIDFPDENMYYNQPSMFPHRSDKDMLSSPSPSSSSGQLSQLGASLYGPQSALGFSVRGMGNSTPQLNRNLTQSTQLQSHITPTTGVPTMSLHTPPSPSRGALPMNTRNMLNHSQVGQGLGMSNRTNSMSSSGLSSPSRSSPSIICMPKQQPARQAFTVNSMSGFGMNRNQAFGMNNSLSSNIFNGTDGSENLAGLDLSDFPALADRSRREGTGNPTPVLNPLAGRAPYVGMVTKPSTEQTQDFSIHNEDFPALPGPNYKDPSLNSDDNKTNVNSTSKSTSNADGPKFPGDKVASAQNNNQKKGIQVLPDGRVTNIPSGMVTDQFGMIGLLTFIRAAETDPGMVHLALGSDLTTLGLNLNSPENLYPKFASPWASAPCRPQDIDFHVPSEYLTNIHIRDKLAAIKLARYGEDLLFYLYYMNGGDLLQLLAAVELFNRDWRYHKEERVWITRAPGMEPTLKTNTYERGTYYFFDCLNWRKVAKEFHLEYDKLEERPHVPTTFNYNPAQQAF
- the washc4 gene encoding WASH complex subunit 4, giving the protein MAAETIAPDWEFDRFDDGSQKIHTDVQLKNYTKFLEDYTSQLKGIEEALDDSIGDVWDFTLDPIALKLLPHEQSSLLELINTDNKVLNKVITVYAALCSEVKTLKYEAENKFYNGLLYYGEGVLDCSVVEGESQIQMGRFISFLQELSCFVSRCYEVVVNIVHQLAALYNSTKGAAKIIESSGVHFQIVYEHLGDLLVVLLTLDEIMEHHGTLKDHWKMYKRLLKSVRHNPGKFSIADEKLKPFEKLLLKLEGQLLDGTILQACVDQRFDDPGEGVAVAKNSNFAEEFAFNVRTIFSSVEAKIGEPSEIDQRDKYAAVCALFVLHFHIFRCVDKKLYKSLLDVCKKVPAVTLTANIIWFPDEFLLAKVPAAAKQIDKKSVQAIRAHRDAFLQQRAQTLTKDVQSYYVFVTSWMMKMESILCKEQKGDKMAEDLNSRCNVFVQGILYAYSIGTIIRTTMNMHMSMQRPMTKTSVKALCRLVELLKAVEHTFHRRSMVVADSVSHITQQLQSQALNAICVAKKRVISDKKYSEQRLDVLSSLVLAENVLSGPSTKERRLVVSLALCVGTQLKTFKDEESLPLQLVLKKLDLISELSERMKLQCDCGFLYWHRAVFPIYLDDVYENAVDAARIHYMFSALRDCVPSMLQAKHMESRDQLLESYDKEIMDVFNQHLLDKLCKEIEKDLRLSVHTHLKLDDRNPFKVGMKDLAHFFSLKPIRFFNRFIHIKAYVTHYLDKTFYNLTTVALHDWATYSEMRNLATQRYGLTMTEAHLPSQTLEQGLDVLEIMRNIHVFVSRYLYNLNNQIFIEKASNNKHLNTINIRHIANSIRTHGTGIMNTTVNFTYQFLRKKFYIFSQFMYDEHIKSRLIKDIRFFRETKDQSDQKYPFERAEKFNRGIRKLGITPDGQSYLDQFRQLISQIGNAMGYVRMIRSGGLHCCSSAIRFVPDLEDIVNFEELVKEEGLSEETRKAAGVLDSVLEDLTSNSAEGTEYFKMLVAVFAPEFRSAKNMHLRNFYMIVPPLTVNFVEHSISCKEKLNKKNKTGAAFTDDGFAMGVAYILKLLDQYLEFDSLHWFQSVREKYKKEMNAVVKEQHLHSASQDQKLLQTMNLTQKRLDLYLQEFELLHFSLSSARIFFRADKTAAEETQEKKDEEDASKPGGSPDGSSPADSASK